In Oscillatoria salina IIICB1, a single window of DNA contains:
- a CDS encoding metal ABC transporter solute-binding protein, Zn/Mn family has product FVIALALGITPLFGCNPSEVSETPTESTAPEASQTSNLEATESQLEVMVSIPPQKYFVERIGGDRVNVSILLPPGASPATYEPKPQQLQSLSDADAYVRIHVPFENAWWERISSANSDLQVIDLTEDIDRMPMAFDHHHHGEEGEHGHDEAHGHNEAEAETGTNPDPHIWLSPPLVKEQAQTIYNALVELDPQNQPKYQENLAAFIAEIEQLNQDIEATLANVEDRTFMVFHPAWGYFADAYNLEMIPIEVGGNEPSAAEMSQLIKEAEAENIEVIFAQPQFSTRSAKTIASEIGGEVILIDPLAEDWMSNMRKVADTFEQVLS; this is encoded by the coding sequence TATTTGTCATCGCTCTAGCATTGGGGATTACACCGTTATTTGGGTGTAACCCTTCCGAGGTAAGTGAAACTCCAACCGAATCAACTGCGCCTGAAGCCTCTCAAACCTCAAATCTTGAAGCTACAGAAAGCCAATTAGAGGTAATGGTAAGTATTCCTCCGCAGAAATACTTTGTGGAGCGAATTGGTGGCGATCGCGTCAATGTTAGTATTCTCTTACCGCCAGGAGCGAGTCCTGCTACCTACGAACCCAAACCACAGCAACTTCAGAGTTTGAGCGATGCCGATGCCTATGTCCGCATTCACGTACCTTTCGAGAACGCCTGGTGGGAGCGCATTAGTTCCGCTAATTCCGATTTACAGGTAATAGATTTAACCGAAGATATCGACCGAATGCCAATGGCTTTCGACCATCACCACCACGGGGAAGAAGGCGAACACGGGCATGATGAAGCACACGGACATAATGAAGCAGAAGCTGAGACTGGTACTAATCCCGATCCTCATATTTGGCTATCTCCTCCCCTAGTTAAAGAACAAGCCCAGACAATTTACAACGCCTTAGTAGAGCTAGATCCGCAAAACCAGCCAAAGTATCAAGAGAATTTGGCAGCATTTATCGCCGAGATCGAACAGCTTAATCAAGACATAGAAGCCACCCTTGCTAATGTTGAAGACCGAACCTTTATGGTCTTTCATCCTGCTTGGGGATACTTTGCGGATGCTTATAACCTAGAAATGATTCCGATTGAAGTTGGCGGAAACGAGCCGAGTGCTGCGGAAATGTCTCAACTGATTAAAGAAGCTGAAGCAGAAAATATTGAGGTAATTTTTGCCCAGCCTCAATTCAGCACTAGATCTGCTAAAACCATTGCCAGTGAAATTGGTGGCGAAGTAATTTTAATCGATCCCCTGGCAGAAGATTGGATGAGCAATATGCGTAAAGTTGCCGACACTTTCGAGCAAGTTCTTAGCTAA
- a CDS encoding metal ABC transporter ATP-binding protein yields MKPSNSSDLVIAVKNLWAGYEQNDVLQGIDFFVRELDYIGIIGPNGGGKTTLFKVLLGLLAPQRGQVKILGLEAKQGRRYIGYVPQIITFDRSFPIDVWDVVRMGRLGKRRLLSRFNRQDDEKVEQALRQVDLLDLRHRSVSELSGGQLQRVYLARALATEPRILLLDEPTASLDSRASTAIYDLLEEINSYVTILTISHDIGAISSQVKTVGCLNQKLYYHGDRQITNQMLEQAYGSTIEQVVHSSVPQRILDRHDTEG; encoded by the coding sequence ATGAAACCATCAAATTCATCCGATCTGGTAATCGCAGTTAAGAATCTTTGGGCTGGCTACGAACAGAATGATGTTTTGCAAGGGATCGATTTTTTCGTTCGCGAATTAGACTACATTGGCATCATCGGTCCTAATGGTGGCGGTAAAACAACCTTATTTAAGGTGTTGCTAGGACTCCTAGCACCTCAACGAGGACAGGTCAAAATTTTAGGTCTGGAAGCCAAGCAAGGTCGGCGATATATTGGCTATGTTCCTCAAATAATTACCTTCGATCGCAGTTTTCCGATCGATGTTTGGGATGTGGTGCGGATGGGACGCTTGGGAAAACGCCGTCTTCTAAGTCGTTTTAATCGGCAAGACGATGAAAAGGTCGAACAGGCACTACGACAAGTAGATTTACTCGATCTTCGCCATCGTTCCGTAAGCGAGCTTTCTGGAGGTCAGCTACAACGAGTATATCTTGCCAGAGCCTTAGCGACAGAACCACGTATTTTACTGTTGGACGAACCGACTGCTAGCTTGGATAGTCGAGCATCGACAGCAATTTACGATCTACTGGAGGAGATTAATAGCTATGTGACGATTTTGACTATCTCTCACGATATTGGAGCTATTTCGTCTCAGGTTAAAACTGTAGGCTGTTTGAATCAAAAACTTTATTATCACGGCGATCGCCAAATAACTAATCAAATGCTAGAACAAGCCTATGGCAGCACCATAGAACAAGTAGTTCATAGTAGTGTTCCCCAGCGCATTTTAGACCGACACGATACAGAAGGATAG
- a CDS encoding metal ABC transporter permease, protein MLEALQQEFMQNALLAGLLVSVASGIIGSFVVVNRIVFIAGGIAHAAYGGVGLGFFFRFNPVLGAIAFSVAAAMGMGWVQRKTRLREDTVIAMLWSIGMAIGVIFIDLTEGYTADLTSYLFGSILAVPRQDLWIMLLLDITIVLLVMAFYKELLAISFDDTFATVRNVPVDALYLMLMVIIALTTAMLMRVAGVILLIALLSMPAAIANLYVRDLKKTILLAIGLCMVFTTLGLALSYILNFTSGATIVLCAAVTYLVSLGIDAWRKSRHQRDRNFEKT, encoded by the coding sequence ATGTTAGAAGCCCTACAGCAAGAATTTATGCAAAATGCGCTGCTAGCTGGACTGCTGGTAAGTGTTGCTAGTGGAATTATTGGCAGCTTTGTCGTCGTCAATCGCATCGTGTTTATTGCAGGAGGAATAGCCCATGCAGCCTATGGAGGAGTTGGACTGGGTTTTTTCTTTCGCTTTAATCCCGTATTAGGAGCGATCGCTTTTAGTGTGGCAGCAGCAATGGGTATGGGTTGGGTGCAGCGTAAAACTCGACTGCGAGAAGATACCGTTATTGCTATGTTGTGGTCGATTGGGATGGCTATTGGGGTGATTTTTATCGATCTAACCGAAGGATATACGGCAGATTTAACCAGCTATCTTTTTGGGAGTATTCTGGCTGTTCCTCGGCAAGATTTGTGGATTATGTTACTCTTAGACATCACGATCGTTTTGTTGGTGATGGCATTTTATAAAGAGCTATTAGCTATTTCCTTTGACGATACTTTTGCCACAGTTCGTAATGTGCCAGTGGATGCTCTATATTTGATGTTGATGGTAATTATCGCTTTAACCACGGCGATGCTAATGCGAGTCGCGGGAGTGATTTTACTGATTGCCTTGCTGTCTATGCCTGCTGCGATCGCCAATCTTTATGTCCGAGATCTGAAGAAAACGATCTTGCTGGCTATTGGTCTGTGCATGGTTTTTACTACCCTAGGTTTAGCACTTTCCTACATTCTCAATTTTACTTCTGGAGCGACGATCGTACTTTGTGCTGCGGTTACTTATCTTGTTAGTCTGGGGATCGATGCTTGGCGAAAATCCCGTCATCAGCGCGATCGCAATTTTGAGAAAACCTAG